One Thermococcus kodakarensis KOD1 genomic window carries:
- a CDS encoding RsmB/NOP family class I SAM-dependent RNA methyltransferase has translation MPKLKLSDRQLYALIEALKLGEEVKPSQQAKRRAFSKYRIEGWENSKLTGIFYSIQRRLGLIDEVIEELVGVSPLILDPWLRAALRVAVEVGVFREPSERTLQHLKGVAQFLSKRTHPYVGYYYYDLLPRVVNYVPKLDTEEKRLKWEYLFPEWFIARMRALLGEEAEELLRALNETLPTSIRVNRLRTSVEEVENYLRKKGVRFERSERVNTVIRILDPFNPEWLFNKGYAIAQEEASAVASLVLAPKPGETVVDLAAAPGGKTAHMAELMENRGKIYAFDVDSARIKRMKEVLKRTGVEIAEVIKADGRNAPELLGEEIADRVLLDAPCTSDGTIAKNPELRWRLREKNIPKVVALQKELMESAWKLLKPGGRLLYSTCSMLPEENEEVVKWFLERHPGAELVPLNGPYDPGFLKGTMRAWPHRHRTIGFFYALIEKRRSESRIVRAC, from the coding sequence GTGCCAAAGCTCAAGCTCAGCGACAGACAGCTCTATGCCCTCATAGAGGCCCTCAAGCTCGGCGAGGAAGTTAAGCCCAGCCAGCAGGCGAAGAGGAGGGCCTTCTCAAAGTACAGAATCGAAGGCTGGGAAAACTCGAAGCTGACTGGAATATTCTACTCAATCCAGAGGCGTCTCGGTTTGATAGACGAGGTTATAGAAGAGCTTGTAGGAGTTTCTCCGCTCATCCTCGACCCCTGGCTGAGGGCCGCTTTAAGGGTGGCCGTTGAAGTGGGGGTCTTCCGCGAGCCGAGCGAGAGGACCCTCCAGCACCTCAAGGGGGTCGCCCAGTTCCTCTCAAAGAGAACGCACCCCTACGTCGGCTATTACTACTACGACCTCCTGCCGAGGGTCGTCAACTACGTGCCAAAGCTCGACACCGAGGAGAAGCGGCTCAAGTGGGAGTACCTCTTCCCGGAGTGGTTCATAGCGAGGATGCGCGCCCTTCTCGGTGAAGAGGCCGAAGAACTTCTCAGGGCACTAAACGAGACTCTTCCGACGAGCATAAGGGTGAATCGTCTCAGGACGAGCGTTGAAGAGGTAGAAAACTACCTAAGAAAGAAGGGCGTCCGCTTCGAGAGAAGTGAGAGGGTAAACACTGTAATCAGGATCCTCGACCCCTTCAACCCTGAGTGGCTCTTTAACAAGGGCTATGCCATAGCACAGGAGGAAGCCTCTGCGGTGGCCTCTCTGGTTCTGGCACCAAAGCCGGGGGAGACCGTTGTTGATTTAGCTGCAGCCCCCGGAGGAAAAACGGCCCACATGGCGGAACTGATGGAAAACAGGGGTAAAATCTATGCTTTCGATGTAGATAGCGCCAGAATAAAGCGCATGAAAGAGGTTCTCAAGAGAACCGGCGTTGAAATAGCAGAGGTCATAAAAGCCGATGGGAGAAACGCCCCAGAGCTGCTCGGCGAAGAAATCGCCGATAGGGTTCTCCTCGATGCCCCGTGCACCAGCGACGGCACTATAGCGAAGAACCCCGAGCTGAGATGGCGCCTCAGGGAGAAGAACATCCCCAAGGTGGTTGCCCTTCAGAAGGAGCTCATGGAGAGCGCTTGGAAGCTATTGAAACCCGGAGGAAGGCTGCTCTATTCAACGTGCTCGATGCTTCCCGAGGAGAACGAGGAAGTTGTAAAGTGGTTCCTTGAGCGGCATCCTGGGGCCGAGCTTGTGCCCTTAAACGGACCATACGACCCGGGATTCCTCAAGGGAACCATGAGGGCCTGGCCCCACAGGCACAGAACCATAGGCTTCTTCTACGCACTGATAGAAAAAAGGAGATCCGAATCTCGTATAGTACGGGCTTGTTAA
- a CDS encoding ATP-binding cassette domain-containing protein: protein MIGRFEDVSKRIGNVEILKNINLEIDSGVTLIAGPNGSGKSSLIKLLVGFWRPSSGRVTLLGRNPWNNPEIKRIVGISIDPPSLPKYRKGKDLIKFLEELKGIKADRNLIQRLFPYTAALNRPVAEYSSGMKKRLSILLALLGENELLILDEPFSGLDVSGISEVARIIKQRAANDTNMIILSHLWRPIYNIIDRTVVLVGGEVAFAGERDEGIEFLQRLGI, encoded by the coding sequence ATGATTGGGCGCTTTGAGGATGTTTCCAAGAGAATTGGAAACGTCGAAATTCTGAAGAACATAAATCTGGAGATAGACAGTGGGGTAACCCTCATAGCTGGCCCAAACGGAAGCGGAAAGTCGAGCCTCATAAAACTGCTGGTAGGCTTTTGGAGGCCGAGCAGTGGGAGGGTGACCCTGCTTGGAAGGAATCCCTGGAACAACCCAGAAATTAAGCGGATAGTTGGAATCAGCATAGACCCTCCCTCTCTTCCAAAATACCGGAAAGGAAAGGATTTGATCAAGTTTCTTGAGGAATTAAAAGGGATTAAAGCAGACAGAAATCTTATCCAAAGACTGTTCCCCTATACAGCGGCCCTAAACAGACCCGTTGCAGAATACTCCAGCGGAATGAAAAAACGCCTGAGCATTCTTTTAGCTTTATTGGGGGAGAACGAGCTTCTAATCCTTGACGAGCCATTTTCGGGCCTTGACGTTAGTGGAATATCCGAGGTTGCAAGGATCATCAAACAGAGAGCCGCGAATGACACGAACATGATAATACTTTCCCATCTGTGGAGGCCGATCTATAACATCATTGACAGGACCGTGGTGCTCGTTGGCGGGGAAGTGGCCTTTGCAGGGGAAAGGGATGAAGGGATAGAGTTCCTTCAGAGGCTCGGTATTTAA
- a CDS encoding ABC transporter permease subunit, translating to MKGLKLVVWESNDPIKGYILVILAGISAFFMKMNLIKAVPLILSNTPQSWLHNSLFIMFSVSTYVPVSLGVSLLTALTIRGERDDGSSYFLYSLPVSIRTIILSKIVGVYVHFLALILTTHILLFSLHFSSTNSLKVVAAHFHVLLAFYASVLLYIVSLSALFSVLVPNAPIASMLSFFTVFVLTYVKIFNPVLTLQNIAIENELKTLLPYLVVSAALIPAAIEISARRDVR from the coding sequence ATGAAAGGGCTAAAACTCGTCGTATGGGAAAGCAATGACCCAATAAAGGGTTACATTCTCGTAATCCTCGCTGGAATCTCGGCCTTTTTCATGAAGATGAACCTAATAAAAGCCGTGCCACTCATTTTATCAAACACTCCACAGTCGTGGCTTCATAATTCTCTTTTCATTATGTTCTCAGTGAGCACGTACGTCCCGGTGAGCCTTGGTGTCTCACTTTTGACGGCCCTGACAATAAGGGGAGAACGGGACGACGGCAGTTCCTACTTTCTGTACTCACTCCCCGTGTCAATCCGGACAATAATCCTCTCCAAAATCGTAGGGGTCTACGTGCATTTCCTCGCACTCATATTGACCACACACATCTTGCTCTTTTCACTCCATTTCTCATCCACCAATAGCCTCAAGGTTGTCGCAGCACATTTTCACGTTTTACTCGCCTTTTACGCTTCGGTTCTCCTCTATATAGTAAGTCTGTCCGCACTCTTCTCGGTGCTGGTTCCAAATGCCCCAATCGCAAGCATGTTATCGTTTTTCACTGTCTTTGTCCTCACATACGTGAAAATTTTCAACCCAGTTTTGACACTCCAAAATATTGCAATAGAAAACGAGCTGAAAACGCTCTTGCCATACCTAGTCGTTTCAGCAGCTCTCATCCCTGCAGCAATAGAAATTTCCGCTAGGAGGGACGTGAGATGA